One window from the genome of Epinephelus fuscoguttatus linkage group LG3, E.fuscoguttatus.final_Chr_v1 encodes:
- the LOC125885642 gene encoding uncharacterized protein LOC125885642: MHHTPELDQRGSASPSLHQRGRASPSLHQRGRASPSLHQRGSASPSLHQRGRASPSLHQRGRASPSLHQRSRASPSLHQRGRASPSLHQRKTVSSEPHQLIRRPQTSLHTSLLRNILTNQEMMMDQMKIIFTTVQGLKSVAEEIGVEPNLLPLADRQSVENLEERLRNSPDLKNQLRNALALTGGGDVKECVKRVMGATLTHSLAKNINMRGLNGKIGFQHLQIKDVVIAAVRRNRLTSDATDQEIENRITKWLQNAPDRNGGRSERMRRKEQ, from the exons ATGCACCATACTCCTGAGCTGGACCAGAGAGGCAGTGCGTCCCCTAGCCTGCACCAGAGAGGCCGTGCGTCCCCTAGCCTGCACCAGAGAGGCCGTGCGTCCCCTAGCCTGCACCAGAGAGGCAGTGCGTCCCCTAGCCTGCACCAGAGAGGCCGTGCATCCCCTAGCCTGCACCAGAGAGGCCGTGCGTCCCCTAGCCTGCACCAGAGAAGCCGTGCGTCCCCTAGCCTGCACCAGAGAGGCCGTGCATCCCCTAGCCTGCACCAGAGAAAGACTGTTTCCTCTGAACCACATCAACTGATAAGGAGACCACAAACCAGTCTTCATACAT CACTCCTGCGAAATATCCTCACAAATCAAGAGATGATGATGGACCAAATGAAAATCATCTTCACAACTGTCCAGGGATTAAAATCTGTAGCTGAAGAGATTGGTGTTGAGCCAAATCTGCTGCCATTAGCTGATCGCCAGTCTGTTGAAAACCTGGAGGAGCGGCTCAGAAATAGTCCTGACCTAAAAAACCAACTG AGAAACGCACTGGCTCTTACAGGTGGGGGAGACGTTAAAGAGTGTGTAAAGAGAGTCATGGGTGCAACCTTAACACACTCTCTGGCCAAGAATATCAACATGAGAGGACTAAATGGGAAGATTGGCTTCCAGCACCTGCAGATAAAAGATGTTGTGATCG cgGCTGTGCGACGAAATCGTCTGACCTCTGATGCCACAGACCAAGAAATTGAGAACAGGATAACCAAATGGCTTCAAAATGCACCAGATAGGAATGGTGGCCGAAGCGAACGTATGAGAAGAAAGGAGCAGTGA